The Zobellia alginiliquefaciens genome contains a region encoding:
- the rsmH gene encoding 16S rRNA (cytosine(1402)-N(4))-methyltransferase RsmH produces MTKAMYHNPVLLEESVNGLNIKEDGVYVDVTFGGGGHSKHILKQLGSEGRLFAFDQDEDALANTLGDPRFTLINENFRYIRQFLKFHGVRKVDGILADYGVSSHQFDKAERGFSTRFEADLDMRMSKRNLLSAYDVVNTYDYDDLRKVLFQYGDLRNANAMAKTILAKREEEPIKTTERLKEVLRSFLPNAKEHKILAQIYQAIRIEVNQEIAVIEEFLLQTPELLDVGGRLSIISYHSLEDRLVKRFIREGQFEGEAPKDFYGNIDVPFKKVGPLIVPGREEIAKNNRARSAKLRIAERI; encoded by the coding sequence ATGACGAAAGCTATGTATCATAACCCGGTTTTATTGGAGGAGTCCGTAAACGGACTCAATATAAAAGAAGACGGCGTGTACGTTGATGTCACTTTTGGTGGCGGCGGACACTCAAAACACATATTGAAGCAATTGGGGAGCGAAGGAAGATTGTTCGCTTTTGACCAAGATGAAGATGCGCTTGCAAATACTTTGGGTGATCCACGGTTTACGTTGATCAATGAAAATTTTAGGTATATCAGGCAGTTCTTAAAATTTCATGGGGTTAGAAAGGTGGATGGGATTTTGGCGGATTACGGAGTGTCTTCGCATCAATTTGATAAAGCGGAACGTGGGTTTTCCACTCGTTTTGAAGCTGATTTGGATATGCGAATGAGTAAAAGAAATCTTTTGTCGGCATACGATGTGGTCAATACCTATGATTATGACGATTTAAGAAAAGTTCTTTTTCAATATGGCGATTTACGGAATGCAAATGCAATGGCTAAGACTATTCTTGCAAAACGTGAGGAAGAACCGATTAAGACCACGGAGCGGTTGAAAGAGGTTTTGAGGTCGTTTTTGCCAAATGCAAAAGAGCATAAAATATTGGCTCAGATTTATCAGGCCATCCGTATTGAGGTGAATCAAGAGATTGCTGTTATTGAGGAGTTTTTGTTGCAAACACCGGAATTGCTAGATGTAGGAGGAAGGTTGAGTATAATAAGTTATCACTCTTTAGAAGATCGTTTGGTGAAACGATTTATTAGGGAAGGACAATTTGAAGGTGAGGCGCCAAAGGATTTTTATGGAAATATAGACGTTCCGTTTAAAAAAGTGGGTCCGCTTATTGTTCCTGGAAGAGAAGAAATAGCAAAGAATAATAGAGCGCGAAGTGCAAAATTGAGAATTGCGGAGCGCATATAA
- a CDS encoding FtsL-like putative cell division protein: MKKGLLNILKGRFLVSDDAPKNWLFIIFTSFLATVMIGSSHSADKKVHQIAALNEEVKELRNEFVDARSDVQQLKLESTVMQIVAEKGLFPSQVPPKQIKVKSNKKEE, translated from the coding sequence ATGAAAAAAGGATTGTTGAACATACTTAAAGGTAGGTTTTTGGTGAGCGATGATGCGCCTAAGAACTGGCTGTTCATCATTTTCACTTCTTTTCTTGCTACCGTAATGATCGGTAGCTCACATAGTGCCGATAAAAAGGTGCATCAAATAGCGGCATTGAATGAAGAGGTGAAAGAACTTCGTAATGAATTTGTAGACGCACGTTCAGATGTACAGCAGTTAAAGTTGGAATCTACGGTAATGCAAATTGTTGCCGAAAAAGGGTTGTTTCCTTCGCAGGTGCCGCCCAAACAGATCAAAGTAAAATCGAATAAGAAAGAGGAATAG
- a CDS encoding penicillin-binding protein gives MAVTEKSILTRLYVVTAFMFLFAVAVLFKLVNIQFVQGEKYKALAMERTEKMFTIAPNRGNLYSDDGSLLATSVSRYTIRFDAVTVSDEDFRKNIVPLSNSLSKMLGKPSSHYQKLLRKAKVNKNRYALIARNLDYSEYITVKDFPLFNKGPYKGGLIIEQKTVREHPLGKIAERSVGYENVDENGYYSGVGLERAYGEYLRGVQGKRLKQKIAKGQWKPIGWENIVEPKDGYDLVSTIDINIQDIAHHALLGQLEHYKADHGTVIVMETETGEVKAISNLGRTEAGKYYERLNYAVGEASEPGSTFKLMSLVAALEDKVIDTSTVIDTEKGRWKIYDRTVKDSKWGGYGKISAGHAFEVSSNTAFAKMIHNNYKNDPEKFVNRLMSMNLNKKLDLPIKGEGEPVIRFPGDKGWSGISLAWMSHGYEVAMTPLQVLTFYNAIANDGEMVKPRLIKEVKEWDRTIEKFEKEVINESVCSKETAAKVQQLLKNVVEKKYGTGHGLYSPNFSMAGKTGTAQKNYVSKDPDKLRYISSFAGYFPAENPKYSCIVVIHEPDKSVGYYGADVSGPVFKSVAQKVYATSPLVDEIDMEKVKDQRLDKSYQRYYAEAQKNYKQVPNVKGMSGMDAISILENLGIEVEVRGNGKVKRQSVSQGTNLKDAKKITLELS, from the coding sequence GTGGCTGTAACCGAAAAAAGCATATTGACCCGGTTGTACGTTGTAACGGCGTTCATGTTCTTGTTTGCCGTTGCGGTACTGTTCAAGTTGGTGAACATACAGTTCGTGCAAGGTGAAAAGTACAAGGCTTTGGCTATGGAGCGCACTGAAAAGATGTTCACTATAGCTCCAAATCGTGGTAACCTGTATTCGGATGACGGTAGTTTGTTGGCTACTTCGGTATCGCGTTATACCATCCGTTTTGATGCGGTTACGGTCAGTGACGAAGATTTTAGAAAGAACATTGTTCCGTTGTCCAATTCGCTTTCAAAAATGCTGGGAAAACCATCTTCACATTATCAGAAGTTGTTGAGAAAGGCCAAAGTGAACAAGAACCGGTATGCGTTGATCGCTAGAAACTTGGATTATTCGGAATATATCACGGTAAAGGATTTTCCGCTTTTCAATAAAGGTCCGTATAAAGGCGGGTTGATCATTGAACAGAAAACGGTAAGGGAGCATCCGTTGGGTAAAATTGCGGAACGTAGCGTAGGGTATGAAAATGTAGATGAGAACGGATATTACTCTGGCGTAGGTTTGGAAAGGGCTTATGGAGAATATTTAAGAGGAGTTCAAGGAAAACGTTTAAAACAAAAAATTGCCAAAGGCCAGTGGAAGCCGATCGGGTGGGAGAATATCGTAGAGCCTAAAGATGGGTATGATTTGGTGTCTACCATCGATATTAATATTCAAGATATCGCCCACCACGCTTTGCTGGGGCAATTAGAACATTACAAGGCCGATCATGGTACTGTTATAGTTATGGAAACTGAAACGGGCGAGGTAAAGGCTATTTCAAATTTGGGTAGAACGGAAGCGGGCAAGTATTATGAGCGGTTGAATTACGCTGTTGGTGAGGCTAGTGAGCCCGGGTCTACATTTAAGTTAATGTCGCTGGTTGCTGCACTTGAGGATAAAGTAATTGATACAAGTACAGTAATTGATACGGAAAAAGGACGATGGAAAATTTACGATAGAACCGTGAAAGATTCCAAATGGGGCGGTTACGGTAAAATTTCTGCGGGTCATGCTTTTGAGGTTTCCTCAAACACGGCCTTTGCTAAAATGATCCATAACAATTATAAGAATGATCCGGAAAAATTCGTCAACCGATTAATGAGTATGAACCTGAATAAAAAACTTGACCTTCCTATTAAAGGAGAGGGAGAGCCGGTTATCAGGTTTCCTGGGGATAAGGGTTGGTCCGGTATTTCATTAGCGTGGATGTCTCACGGATATGAGGTGGCTATGACTCCCTTGCAAGTATTGACTTTTTATAATGCTATCGCCAATGACGGGGAGATGGTAAAGCCAAGATTGATCAAAGAGGTTAAGGAGTGGGACCGTACCATTGAGAAGTTTGAGAAAGAGGTAATTAATGAATCTGTTTGTTCAAAAGAAACGGCGGCAAAGGTTCAGCAATTATTGAAAAATGTGGTGGAGAAAAAATACGGAACCGGTCACGGTCTGTATTCTCCTAATTTTTCAATGGCAGGAAAAACGGGAACGGCACAAAAGAATTACGTGTCCAAGGATCCGGATAAGTTAAGGTACATATCGTCTTTTGCAGGTTATTTTCCTGCGGAAAACCCAAAGTACTCTTGTATAGTGGTAATTCATGAGCCAGATAAGAGTGTGGGGTATTACGGAGCTGATGTTTCGGGGCCAGTGTTTAAATCGGTAGCCCAAAAAGTATACGCTACTTCACCTTTGGTGGATGAGATAGATATGGAAAAGGTAAAAGATCAACGATTGGATAAATCGTATCAAAGATATTATGCCGAAGCTCAAAAGAATTACAAGCAAGTGCCAAATGTTAAGGGTATGAGCGGTATGGATGCTATTTCAATTCTTGAAAATTTAGGAATAGAAGTAGAGGTAAGGGGCAATGGAAAAGTAAAAAGACAGTCCGTTTCTCAAGGGACCAACTTAAAGGATGCTAAAAAAATTACGCTAGAATTATCGTGA
- a CDS encoding UDP-N-acetylmuramoyl-L-alanyl-D-glutamate--2,6-diaminopimelate ligase — translation MKLLKDILFGASLTDVIGSTNVLVNNICFDSRKVEMDDVFVAVKGTVTDGHLYIAKAIDLGAKAIVCETLPEQLIDGVTYVEVKDGNTALAVMASNFYSNPSKNLKLVGVTGTNGKTTISSLLYQLFKKAGYKVGLLSTIKIMVDEEVHATSHTTPDALTINKHLYLMNEAGVEFCFMEVSSHGIHQKRTQGLVFEGAIFTNLSHDHLDYHKTFAEYRDTKKILFDQLPKSAFAISNIDDKNGAVMLQNTKAKKYSYALRTYADYRAQVLESQFDGTLLKINEHELWSRLIGHFNAYNMLAIFATADLLGMETLETLRLLSELENVDGRFQYYISSKKITAIVDYAHTPDALKNVLETISTLRTGNENVITVVGCGGDRDRSKRPVMGHIASEMSNKAIFTSDNPRSESPSTIITEMEEGVEPQNVKKILSIENREQAIKTACQLANADDIILIAGKGHETYQETNGKRIHFDDFEMVQDVLKSLDK, via the coding sequence GTGAAATTGTTAAAAGACATATTGTTCGGTGCAAGCCTGACCGATGTAATCGGTTCAACGAACGTGTTGGTGAATAACATCTGTTTTGACTCTAGAAAAGTTGAGATGGACGATGTCTTTGTGGCTGTTAAAGGCACCGTTACAGATGGACATTTATACATTGCTAAAGCGATAGATCTTGGCGCAAAGGCAATAGTTTGTGAAACACTGCCGGAACAATTGATAGATGGGGTAACCTATGTTGAGGTAAAAGATGGTAATACGGCTTTGGCCGTAATGGCATCAAACTTCTATAGTAATCCTTCTAAAAATTTGAAATTGGTTGGTGTTACGGGAACCAATGGCAAGACCACTATTTCTAGCTTGTTGTATCAACTGTTCAAAAAGGCTGGGTATAAAGTAGGTCTTTTATCTACTATTAAGATTATGGTAGATGAAGAAGTTCATGCCACGAGCCATACTACGCCAGATGCATTGACCATAAATAAACACCTATACCTTATGAACGAGGCTGGGGTTGAGTTTTGTTTTATGGAAGTGAGTTCGCATGGTATCCATCAAAAAAGAACCCAAGGCTTGGTCTTTGAAGGTGCCATTTTTACAAACCTTTCTCATGATCATTTGGATTACCATAAGACATTTGCTGAGTATAGGGATACTAAGAAAATTCTTTTTGATCAATTGCCGAAAAGCGCTTTTGCGATTTCAAATATTGACGATAAGAATGGGGCTGTAATGCTTCAGAATACAAAAGCCAAAAAATACAGTTATGCGCTCAGGACCTATGCAGATTACAGGGCACAGGTTTTGGAGAGTCAATTTGACGGTACGCTTTTAAAAATAAACGAACATGAATTGTGGTCCAGGTTGATCGGGCATTTTAATGCCTATAACATGTTAGCCATTTTCGCTACAGCGGATTTGCTGGGAATGGAGACCTTGGAAACCTTACGATTGTTAAGTGAGCTGGAGAATGTAGACGGTCGCTTCCAATATTATATATCTAGTAAAAAGATTACTGCCATAGTGGATTATGCCCATACGCCGGATGCGCTAAAAAATGTTCTGGAAACAATCAGCACATTGAGAACTGGAAATGAAAACGTCATCACCGTTGTGGGGTGTGGTGGCGATAGAGACAGATCTAAGCGTCCGGTAATGGGTCATATAGCTTCGGAAATGAGCAACAAGGCAATTTTTACTTCGGATAATCCAAGAAGTGAATCGCCATCGACCATAATTACAGAGATGGAAGAAGGTGTGGAACCGCAGAACGTAAAGAAAATCCTATCCATAGAAAATAGGGAACAGGCTATAAAAACGGCATGTCAATTGGCGAATGCCGATGATATTATACTCATTGCGGGTAAAGGTCATGAGACCTATCAAGAGACCAACGGAAAGCGTATCCATTTTGATGATTTTGAGATGGTTCAAGACGTTTTAAAGAGTTTGGATAAATAA
- the mraY gene encoding phospho-N-acetylmuramoyl-pentapeptide-transferase, whose translation MLYYLFEYLEQQYQLPGASLFQFTTFRAAMAILFSLMIATVYGKRVILFLQKKQIGESVRDLGLEGQKQKAGTPTMGGLIIIMATLIPVLLLAKLDNIYIILLIVTTLWMGFIGFTDDYIKVFKKDKEGLKGRFKVLGQVVLGLGVGATLYFHPGVTMREDSSTIITEQLQVRDVQGQEIKSVRTTVPFFKNNELDYSDFIGWAGESARDYAWLIFIPIVILIVTAVSNGANLTDGIDGLAAGTSAIIVFTLGIFAWVSGNVIFSDYLDIMFIPNSGELVVFITAFVGALVGFLWYNAFPAQVFMGDTGSLTIGGIIAVIAIIIRKELLIPVLCGIFFAESLSVMIQVGYFKYTKKKFGEGKRVFLMSPVHHHYQVKGYHESKIVTRFWIVGILLAVITIVTLKVR comes from the coding sequence ATGCTATACTACCTATTCGAATATTTAGAACAACAGTACCAGTTGCCAGGGGCGAGCTTATTTCAGTTCACCACCTTTAGGGCGGCTATGGCTATTCTATTTTCGTTAATGATCGCTACGGTGTATGGTAAACGTGTTATTCTTTTTCTTCAGAAGAAACAAATAGGGGAAAGCGTTCGGGACCTTGGGCTAGAAGGACAGAAGCAAAAAGCGGGCACGCCTACTATGGGTGGTCTTATCATTATCATGGCTACTTTAATTCCGGTGTTGTTATTGGCCAAGTTGGATAATATTTACATCATCTTATTGATTGTTACCACACTTTGGATGGGCTTTATCGGTTTTACAGATGATTATATTAAAGTATTCAAAAAGGATAAAGAAGGGCTTAAGGGAAGGTTTAAAGTATTGGGTCAGGTCGTATTGGGTCTTGGTGTGGGTGCTACGTTGTACTTCCATCCAGGGGTGACCATGAGAGAGGATTCCAGTACAATTATAACGGAGCAACTTCAGGTTCGGGATGTTCAAGGGCAGGAGATTAAATCGGTACGTACTACTGTTCCGTTTTTTAAGAATAACGAGTTGGATTATAGTGATTTCATCGGCTGGGCCGGCGAAAGCGCAAGAGATTATGCTTGGTTGATATTCATTCCTATTGTAATTCTAATTGTAACTGCCGTTTCTAACGGAGCTAACCTTACGGATGGTATTGATGGTCTGGCGGCGGGTACATCGGCAATAATCGTATTTACACTCGGTATTTTTGCATGGGTTTCGGGTAACGTTATTTTTTCGGATTACCTGGATATTATGTTCATACCCAATTCGGGTGAACTCGTAGTTTTTATAACGGCATTCGTAGGGGCTTTAGTAGGTTTTCTTTGGTACAACGCTTTCCCAGCGCAGGTTTTTATGGGAGATACGGGGAGTTTGACTATAGGGGGAATTATCGCGGTAATCGCCATTATAATTAGAAAAGAACTATTGATTCCCGTGTTATGCGGAATCTTCTTTGCCGAGTCATTATCGGTAATGATACAGGTGGGCTATTTCAAGTACACCAAAAAGAAATTTGGCGAGGGTAAACGTGTTTTTCTCATGTCGCCTGTCCACCACCACTACCAGGTTAAAGGCTACCACGAAAGCAAGATCGTAACCCGATTTTGGATTGTGGGTATCCTGTTGGCGGTCATTACCATTGTTACCCTCAAAGTGAGATAA